A DNA window from Caretta caretta isolate rCarCar2 chromosome 7, rCarCar1.hap1, whole genome shotgun sequence contains the following coding sequences:
- the CDC42EP2 gene encoding cdc42 effector protein 2, whose protein sequence is MSTKVPIYLKRGSRKGKKEKLRDILSSDMISPPLGDFRHTIHIGSGGENDMFGDISFLQGKFHLLPRTEGSLDSDSGSHCGVPFEFSRTATISGHEQPFSEAPSPLLKNAISLPVIGGPQALMLPSTQAPPKPPRLHLDDKVQPALQGKEAVAELTSSKDSRTSEPVPHLCSPSDLFAIPQNGFVEEKNKDESFMSHAGSLLSLHVDLGPSILEDVLQVMDKHQAGKVIQDSGRQEILT, encoded by the coding sequence ATGTCCACTAAGGTCCCAATCTACCTGAAAAGAGGCAGTAGGAAGGGCAAGAAGGAAAAACTCAGAGATATCCTTTCTTCTGATATGATCAGCCCCCCCTTGGGAGACTTCAGACACACTATTCACATAGGGAGTGGTGGGGAGAATGATATGTTTGGGGATATTTCTTTCTTGCAAGGGAAATTCCACCTTCTACCAAGGACTGAAGGTAGCCTAGATTCTGACAGCGGCAGCCACTGTGGAGTGCCATTTGAGTTCTCAAGGACTGCTACTATTTCTGGTCATGAGCAACCATTTTCTGAAGCCCCCTCGCCCCTCTTAAAGAATGCCATCTCGCTGCCTGTCATTGGAGGTCCACAGGCTCTAATGTTGCCCTCTACCCAGGCCCCACCAAAGCCACCAAGGCTACACCTTGATGACAAAGTTCAACCAGCTCTGCAAGGCAAGGAAGCTGTGGCAGAACTGACTTCATCCAAGGATAGCAGGACTTCTGAACCTGTCCctcatctctgcagccccagtgacCTGTTTGCCATCCCTCAGAATGGATTTGTTGAAGAGAAAAATAAGGATGAGTCCTTTATGTCCCATGCTGGTTCCCTGCTCTCCCTCCATGTGGATCTGGGACCTTCTATCTTGGAGGATGTCCTTCAGGTCATGGATAAACACCAAGCTGGGAAAGTGATACAAGATTCTGGCAGGCAAGAAATCCTGACATAA